The DNA window GTGGCCGGGCAATGCTTTGCCCCGGCCCAGCGGTAGCGTGTGCGGTGCGTGCGAGGGAAGCATGGGTAAGCTTGTCAAGGTTCTGAAACTGGAATCCGGCAGTCAAACGGGCGCCAACCAAAGCCGAAGTCGCGCCCTGGTCGCCGGAGGTGCGGGATTTTTAGGATCGCATCTGTGCGAACGTCTTTTGCGGGACGGATACGACGTCGTCGCGCTCGACAATTTCCACACCGGCAAGAGATACAATCTCAATACCCTTCTGCGTAATCCGAGATTCACGTGCATCGAGCACGATATCGTCAATGCACTGCCTTCGGGCCTTCAATGCGATGAGATCTACAATCTTGCCTGCCCAGCCTCGCCGCCGCACTACCAGGCAGACCCGATCCATACCTTCAAGACAAGCGTGCTTGGTTCGCTGAACCTTCTGGAGCTCGCGCGACAGAACAAGGCCAAGATATTCCAGGCCTCGACGTCCGAAGTCTATGGCGATCCCTTCGTGCACCCACAGCCCGAGAGCTACTTCGGCAACGTCAATACGCACGGACCGCGGTCCTGCTACGATGAGGGCAAGCGCTCGGCTGAAACGCTGTTCTTCGACTATTCGAGAACCTATGGCCTCGATATCCGCGTTGCCCGCATTTTCAACACTTACGGCCGCCGCATGCAGCCCGATGACGGGCGCGTGGTTTCGAACTTCATCGTCCAGGCGTTGCGCGGCAAAGACCTGACCGTCTATGGCAGCGGCCTGCAGACGCGCTCCTTCTGCTATGCCGACGACCTGATCGAGGGCTTTGTCCGGCTGATGAACGCGCCGAGCGCGCCGACGCACCCGGTCAACCTCGGCAACCCCGCCGAATTCACCATCATGGAACTGGCGACGCTGGTCGTCGATTACACCAACGCCCGATCGAAGATCGTGCATCGGCCGCTGCCGGTCGACGACCCCAGACAGCGCAAGCCCGACATCTCCTTTGCCAGGGCCAATCTCGGCTGGGAGCCGAAAATCAGCCTGAGCCAGGGGCTCGCGCGCACTGTCGAGTATTTTGACACCCTGCTCTACGGAAGTCACATGGCCAAAGGAGCCGCGGCTTCATGACCCAGCCGGCAATCCTGGTGACGGGAGGAGCCGGCTTCATCGGCAGCCACACCTGCAAGCTGCTGGCCACGGCCGGTTATATGCCGGTGGTTTTCGACAATCTGAGCCGCGGCAACGCGAAGTCCGTTGCCTGGGGTCCGCTTGTCGTTGGCGATATCCGGGATCGGGATGCGCTGCAGGCGGCGATGGAAACGTACCGGCCGACAGCAGTGATCCACTTTGCGGCACTGGCCTATGTCGGCGAGTCCGTTCGCGAGCCGGCCGAATACTATTCGACCAACGTAACAGGCACCATCGCGGTGCTCGATGCGGCGCGCGCTTGTTCCATCGAGAAGATCATCTTCTCCAGCAGCTGCGCGACCTACGGCGTGCCGGAAGCGTTGCCCGTTCGCGAGACCTCCGCGCAAAATCCGATCAGCCCTTACGGGCGCACCAAGCTGATGGGCGAACAGATCATCGGCGACTATGCGTCGGCATATGGAATGAAATTCACGATCCTCCGCTATTTCAACGCTTGCGGCGCCGATCCCGACGGCGAGCTTGGGGAGTGGCATTCGCCGGAGACGCACCTGGTTCCCAGAGTGCTCATGGCCGCATCGGGCATCATCGACGAGATCGAGGTTTTCGGCACCGACTACGACACGTCGGACGGCACCTGCGTACGCGACTATATCCATGTCAGCGATCTGGCCCGCGCCCATCTGAAAGCCCTCATGCATCTCGAGCGCGGCGGACAAAGTCTGGCGGTCAACCTCGGCACCGGGCGGGGCGTGTCCATCAAGGAGATTGTCCAGGCGGTCAGCAGAATGACGTCAAGATCGGTTCCGGCCGTCTTCAGGAGCAGGCGCCCGGGAGATCCGGCAGAGCTCTACGCCGATCCGGGAAGCGCACGCGAACAGCTTGGCTTCGTGCCGGAGCTTTCCGACATCGACACGATCGTCAGGACGGCTGCCCCGTTTTTTGGGTTGGGGACGAAACCGATGAAACTGCCGCCAACCGAGGCGGCAGCATCCATCGCCGCTCGACAGATCAGAGATAACGGGGCCGGCAGCTCGCGCGCTGGCCAAACCCGCTAGGGCTGCAGATAAAGGGCGAACCGCCCAGGACCGTGCCGCCATCGCCCGGATTGAAAGAGACTTTCACCGGCGCCGGGGTGCGGACGTTGATCCGCTGCGGCGGCGCAAAGGCGTAATCCCTTTCAGTCGTTCGCACCGTGCTGGTCATCTCGATCGTCGGCGCGGCCCTGGGCGAACGCACGAAGAATCCGGCTTGAACCGGCTGGACCACGGGCTGGCTACGGACCGCGTGGACCACAGGCTTGATGAGGACCGAATTGGTTTCGGTCGCATCCATACCCTGACAACCTGCAACCGTAGAGATCATCGCTACAACCGCAACGATAGATACGATATTTTTAATAGATACTATATTTTTGCTTGGGCGAAATGCACCCATCTCGGAATTGTTCATCATGTGTCCCTTGTTGTCAAGTATAAGCCAAGGGCGCGTCGCGACATACTATGCCTTCGCCGCCTTCACGCCGCATGAGTGACCACTCGCACATCACACGCGGATATTAGACATCACTAATTATTAAATTTCATCAAAACCGTATGGTAGGCCCATCGTCTCGTCGTTTTGGCAGATGGAATGGAATGCGACTGAATGCGATCAATCGGCGGTCGGCGCGCTGATCGCGCCAGCCGAACCGCTCAAGGCTTCACCATAAGCGATTCGCCGGTTGCTTGACAGGGCGTGACCTACTTCTTGGAATCGACCAGCTTGCGGGCCTCTTCGAACTGCGCGCCCTTTGTGTTGCCTGCTTCGAATTTCAGGTATTCGTCGGAAAGATCCTCGGGAGATCGCTTGAAGCCGTACCATTCCCCATCCGGGTCCTTGCGTTTCTCGATGTTCCCGCCCTGAATCCGGTGGCTGTAGCAGGTGCGATTTTGCTTGCCAGTGTAGCCCTTCGACCGCCAGGCGAGTTCCATGCACATCTTGCCGTTACTGGTCACCAGCCATCTGCCCGCCGCGAAAGACGCCGTGTCAGGCCCGGACGTCCAGGCCTCGAGGCGTCGATCGCCCTGTGCGAAATAGGCCGCTCCATTTTTCCACACCCATGTGCGGTCGGCGTAAAGAAGCGACAGCTCGTAGGCAGTCGGAACAGTGGCGGCAACCGCTTCCGCGGGCGCGCTGTCTTTGGCGGCCGCCGCGTGCGCCGTTCCTGGAAGCGCCGTCTGGCCGCAGAGCGCCAGGAGAAACATAAGTTGCGTGCAACTTGCGAACCAACGGTGTTTGCGTCGCCGACGGTCGGCACCAAGCGGCGGCAATCTGGTCAGAGCTGTCGGTACAATTGGCGTTCGCATGCCTGTTTGGCCCAAGGTAGCACTATCAGCGCTCTGACAGTCTACGAAACTATTTAACAGTCGCGAGAACGGTGATGTCAACCTTTGCGAAGCGGATGGGCAACAACTATTCGAGACGCGCGCACAGCCTGCAATCGTCAAAATTAAGAATTGCGTCGTATATTCCTCCGCCTCTGACAATCGCGCACAAAAGCAACATCCGCGGACGTCAGGAGGACGCGGTTTCAAATGACGGACGATCCGGAGTTGAATCAGACCGAAGGCATGCAATACCTGCAGCAGTCGACCGACCGGCACAAGGCTGCTCGCAACATCCTGAGCCCCAACACGGCAATCCTGTTGGGGATCCTGTTCATTGCGGTCGTGTTCAGGTTCCACAACATAACCTTGCCGCTCGTCGACGCCTTCAGCTGGCGCGAAACAAGCACGGCGATGATGGCCGACAATTTCCAGCAGCGCAGCTGGAACATCTTCTTCCCGGAGGTCAGCTGGACCGGGCCCGGGCCAAGTTATCAGGGCCGTGAGTTCCAGATCGTCAGCTATCTGACCGCCCTGCTCTACCAACTCTTCGGCTGGCACGACTGGTTCGGCCGCATGGTTGCGGCCTTCTTCGGCCTGGTGACGGTGTTTTCGCTGCACAGACTAACGGCGCTATGCTGGGACGAGACGCACGCCCACGCCGCGGCACTTGCCTACGCGCTGATGCCGGCGGCGATCATGATCGACAGCTCGTTTCTTCCCGATCCCTCGATGCTGGCCCTGGTGACGCTCGGCGTCTGGCTGTTCGCGAAATACTGGGCCGGCGGCAGCGGCTGGCTCTTGCCGCTCGCCACGGTCAGCTTCTCGCTCGGCGCACTGTCAAAGCCGCCAGGCCTCGCCGCCGGCGCCGTCATCTTCTACCTGATGGTCTGCTGGGTTCTGGAGAAGAAGCGAAAGCAGGCGGCCAAGGTCTTCCTGTCGGGGCTTTTGAGCCTGGCCATCATCGGCGCCTATTTCAGCTGGGCCATCTATCTCGGCCTGAGCTATCCGCCGTTTCATGTCGCGGGCAGCGGCTATATCTGGGATTCCGGTTTCTGGACATTCTTCAGAAACAGCTTCTAC is part of the Mesorhizobium loti genome and encodes:
- a CDS encoding SDR family oxidoreductase, translating into MGKLVKVLKLESGSQTGANQSRSRALVAGGAGFLGSHLCERLLRDGYDVVALDNFHTGKRYNLNTLLRNPRFTCIEHDIVNALPSGLQCDEIYNLACPASPPHYQADPIHTFKTSVLGSLNLLELARQNKAKIFQASTSEVYGDPFVHPQPESYFGNVNTHGPRSCYDEGKRSAETLFFDYSRTYGLDIRVARIFNTYGRRMQPDDGRVVSNFIVQALRGKDLTVYGSGLQTRSFCYADDLIEGFVRLMNAPSAPTHPVNLGNPAEFTIMELATLVVDYTNARSKIVHRPLPVDDPRQRKPDISFARANLGWEPKISLSQGLARTVEYFDTLLYGSHMAKGAAAS
- the galE gene encoding UDP-glucose 4-epimerase GalE — translated: MTQPAILVTGGAGFIGSHTCKLLATAGYMPVVFDNLSRGNAKSVAWGPLVVGDIRDRDALQAAMETYRPTAVIHFAALAYVGESVREPAEYYSTNVTGTIAVLDAARACSIEKIIFSSSCATYGVPEALPVRETSAQNPISPYGRTKLMGEQIIGDYASAYGMKFTILRYFNACGADPDGELGEWHSPETHLVPRVLMAASGIIDEIEVFGTDYDTSDGTCVRDYIHVSDLARAHLKALMHLERGGQSLAVNLGTGRGVSIKEIVQAVSRMTSRSVPAVFRSRRPGDPAELYADPGSAREQLGFVPELSDIDTIVRTAAPFFGLGTKPMKLPPTEAAASIAARQIRDNGAGSSRAGQTR
- a CDS encoding DUF995 domain-containing protein; translation: MFLLALCGQTALPGTAHAAAAKDSAPAEAVAATVPTAYELSLLYADRTWVWKNGAAYFAQGDRRLEAWTSGPDTASFAAGRWLVTSNGKMCMELAWRSKGYTGKQNRTCYSHRIQGGNIEKRKDPDGEWYGFKRSPEDLSDEYLKFEAGNTKGAQFEEARKLVDSKK
- a CDS encoding glycosyl transferase, with the protein product MTDDPELNQTEGMQYLQQSTDRHKAARNILSPNTAILLGILFIAVVFRFHNITLPLVDAFSWRETSTAMMADNFQQRSWNIFFPEVSWTGPGPSYQGREFQIVSYLTALLYQLFGWHDWFGRMVAAFFGLVTVFSLHRLTALCWDETHAHAAALAYALMPAAIMIDSSFLPDPSMLALVTLGVWLFAKYWAGGSGWLLPLATVSFSLGALSKPPGLAAGAVIFYLMVCWVLEKKRKQAAKVFLSGLLSLAIIGAYFSWAIYLGLSYPPFHVAGSGYIWDSGFWTFFRNSFYFKSVWNTSVWWFYGYPFMVLIAVGFWMPPRPVEDPKQRTLSAIPYVWLAAAMVVYLAAAREITSNPWNYHIFHVPFAMFCGRGALLLATLASGTVLSPAVVLRAICIAAVTLVWSTFPLVRTMKTPIAMNGKLLGEELARLVQPGDLVVAIAPEVGDPVAIYYSRARGWVFPPGGGDVEWSNFVADDATAIAQLEALRAQGADLFGVAKNAADKKDRLFVEHHDGVIDYLDKTGTKLVDSDDLLVYRISRP